Proteins from a genomic interval of Coccinella septempunctata chromosome 2, icCocSept1.1, whole genome shotgun sequence:
- the LOC123308280 gene encoding tetracycline resistance protein, class H-like isoform X1 has translation MSLPNIPKAISMEIIAAKTIQQDQRSFVQKFKYIVTHITVEPLVFFYILPGVMGLLTTQNLNLEKACRVSLQFNQSVCDAMLNRDHTGYEDYHEAEVQKLVAKMLTIKTAVIGFFPTLLMLFFGSWSDRHQRRKPVILIPIVCDIISGLGLMTCSYYFMELSIYYVLLTDCFPYALGGGWSCVFLGAFSYVSGISSEEERTIRIGTLSMFQNVAMTTGNALGGYFIGPLGLVGSYFVVTIIMCGCLVYGMIIIKDPKKEERRVVKVKNKNFVQDFLDLQHVKSTFQICFKEGPSNRKWRVIIIMMATVLIIGPLQGEFAVLYLYTRYKFGWNEVNYSIFSSCQFIVQIIGSTFALSFFSKKLKFDDATLGIIALVSKISACLVYAFVPTGQYFLIGCLVEIFHGTCHIALRSLMGKIVPPHELGQTNSMFGVCEAIMPLVFGPFYTTLYHYTIKVFPGAFYLVSATLYMITLPLFICLYKFNKEERKQTKEKELQIEQEENLLMKAITNGRKKSLDILKA, from the exons ATGTCGCTTCCAAATATACCGAAAGCCATCAGCATGGAAATTATTGCTGCCAAAACCATCCAACAAGATCAAAGGAGTTTCGttcaaaaattcaagtatatTGTTACGCACATAACGGTTGAACCATTAGTATTCTTCTACATTCTACCTGGTGTGATGGGATTGCTAACCACTCAAAATTTGAACCTCGAAAAAGCCTGCAGAGTTAGTCTTCAATTCAACCAATCCGTGTGCGACGCAATGCTCAACAGAGATCATACAGGGTATGAAGACTACCATGAGGCCGAGGTCCAGAAACTGGTAGCGAAGATGCTCACGATTAAAACTGCTGTGATAGGATTTTTTCCTACCCTACTCATGTTGTTCTTTGGGTCTTGGAGCGACAGACACCAAAGAAGAAAGCCTGTTATTTTAATACCAATCGTCTGTGATATAATCAGCGGATTAGGCTTGATGACATGTTCCTATTACTTCATGGAACTCTCCATCTATTACGTCCTGCTCACCGATTGTTTTCCTTACGCCCTTGGTGGAGGATGGAGTTGTGTATTTCTCGGTGCCTTCAGCTACGTCAGTGGCATCAGCTCGGAAGAAGAAAGAACTATTCGCATAGGAACCCTATCCATGTTTCAGAACGTAGCTATGACCACTGGCAACGCTCTTGGTGGGTATTTTATTGGGCCTTTAGGCCTTGTTGGGTCCTACTTCGTTGTAACCATCATCATGTGTGGATGTCTCGTTTACGGGATGATCATTATTAAGGATCCAAAGAAAGAAGAGAGGAGAGTGGTGaaggtgaaaaataaaaatttcgtcCAGGATTTTTTGGATCTTCAGCACGTCAAGAGCACATTCCAGATCTGCTTCAAAGAAGGACCAAGCAATAGGAAATGGCGGGTGATCATAATAATGATGGCTACGGTTTTGATTATAGGCCCATTACAAG GTGAATTTGCCGTTTTATACCTGTACACAAGGTACAAATTCGGATGGAATGAAGTCAACTACAGTATATTCAGCTCATGTCAATTCATCGTTCAAATCATTG GTTCGACATTTGcattatcatttttttcgaaaaaactcAAATTTGATGATGCCACTTTGGGAATTATTGCATTGGTCAGCAAAATATCAGCTTGCTTAGTGTATGCATTTGTTCCAACAGGACAATATTTCCTCATAG GTTGCTTGGTGGAAATATTTCACGGGACCTGCCACATCGCCTTGAGATCGCTGATGGGAAAAATTGTACCGCCTCATGAACTCGGCCAGACTAATTCTATGTTTGGGGTTTGTGAGGCAATAATGCCCCTTGTGTTTGGGCCTTTTTATACAACTTTATACCATTACACCATAAAAGTTTTCCCTGGGGCATTCTACTTAGTGTCTGCTACTTTGTACATGATAACACTGCCTCTATTCAT ATGTttgtacaaattcaataaaGAAGAAAGGAAGCAGACAAAAGAAAAGGAATTGCAAATCGAACAAGAAGAAAATCTTTTAATGAAAGCCATCACCAATGGaagaaaaaaatctttggaCATTCTCAAAGCATAA
- the LOC123308280 gene encoding uncharacterized protein LOC123308280 isoform X2, translated as MSLPNIPKAISMEIIAAKTIQQDQRSFVQKFKYIVTHITVEPLVFFYILPGVMGLLTTQNLNLEKACRVSLQFNQSVCDAMLNRDHTGYEDYHEAEVQKLVAKMLTIKTAVIGFFPTLLMLFFGSWSDRHQRRKPVILIPIVCDIISGLGLMTCSYYFMELSIYYVLLTDCFPYALGGGWSCVFLGAFSYVSGISSEEERTIRIGTLSMFQNVAMTTGNALGGYFIGPLGLVGSYFVVTIIMCGCLVYGMIIIKDPKKEERRVVKVKNKNFVQDFLDLQHVKSTFQICFKEGPSNRKWRVIIIMMATVLIIGPLQGEFAVLYLYTRYKFGWNEVNYSIFSSCQFIVQIIGCLVEIFHGTCHIALRSLMGKIVPPHELGQTNSMFGVCEAIMPLVFGPFYTTLYHYTIKVFPGAFYLVSATLYMITLPLFICLYKFNKEERKQTKEKELQIEQEENLLMKAITNGRKKSLDILKA; from the exons ATGTCGCTTCCAAATATACCGAAAGCCATCAGCATGGAAATTATTGCTGCCAAAACCATCCAACAAGATCAAAGGAGTTTCGttcaaaaattcaagtatatTGTTACGCACATAACGGTTGAACCATTAGTATTCTTCTACATTCTACCTGGTGTGATGGGATTGCTAACCACTCAAAATTTGAACCTCGAAAAAGCCTGCAGAGTTAGTCTTCAATTCAACCAATCCGTGTGCGACGCAATGCTCAACAGAGATCATACAGGGTATGAAGACTACCATGAGGCCGAGGTCCAGAAACTGGTAGCGAAGATGCTCACGATTAAAACTGCTGTGATAGGATTTTTTCCTACCCTACTCATGTTGTTCTTTGGGTCTTGGAGCGACAGACACCAAAGAAGAAAGCCTGTTATTTTAATACCAATCGTCTGTGATATAATCAGCGGATTAGGCTTGATGACATGTTCCTATTACTTCATGGAACTCTCCATCTATTACGTCCTGCTCACCGATTGTTTTCCTTACGCCCTTGGTGGAGGATGGAGTTGTGTATTTCTCGGTGCCTTCAGCTACGTCAGTGGCATCAGCTCGGAAGAAGAAAGAACTATTCGCATAGGAACCCTATCCATGTTTCAGAACGTAGCTATGACCACTGGCAACGCTCTTGGTGGGTATTTTATTGGGCCTTTAGGCCTTGTTGGGTCCTACTTCGTTGTAACCATCATCATGTGTGGATGTCTCGTTTACGGGATGATCATTATTAAGGATCCAAAGAAAGAAGAGAGGAGAGTGGTGaaggtgaaaaataaaaatttcgtcCAGGATTTTTTGGATCTTCAGCACGTCAAGAGCACATTCCAGATCTGCTTCAAAGAAGGACCAAGCAATAGGAAATGGCGGGTGATCATAATAATGATGGCTACGGTTTTGATTATAGGCCCATTACAAG GTGAATTTGCCGTTTTATACCTGTACACAAGGTACAAATTCGGATGGAATGAAGTCAACTACAGTATATTCAGCTCATGTCAATTCATCGTTCAAATCATTG GTTGCTTGGTGGAAATATTTCACGGGACCTGCCACATCGCCTTGAGATCGCTGATGGGAAAAATTGTACCGCCTCATGAACTCGGCCAGACTAATTCTATGTTTGGGGTTTGTGAGGCAATAATGCCCCTTGTGTTTGGGCCTTTTTATACAACTTTATACCATTACACCATAAAAGTTTTCCCTGGGGCATTCTACTTAGTGTCTGCTACTTTGTACATGATAACACTGCCTCTATTCAT ATGTttgtacaaattcaataaaGAAGAAAGGAAGCAGACAAAAGAAAAGGAATTGCAAATCGAACAAGAAGAAAATCTTTTAATGAAAGCCATCACCAATGGaagaaaaaaatctttggaCATTCTCAAAGCATAA